A genomic segment from Pseudobacteriovorax antillogorgiicola encodes:
- a CDS encoding amino acid ABC transporter substrate-binding protein, whose translation MRLVAWVVAVELALSWNQVGFAGTLEQVRKRGQLHCGVSQGLPGFSSPDAKGQWRGIDVEFCHAVASAVLGDSAKVVFKPLSSKERFTALQTGKVDLLSRNTTWTFARDSSLGLDWVGVTYYDGQGFMVRKSQGITSVKQLNEVTICANISSTTELNIEDYFKGKGKKYKLMTFEKTDETLKAYESGRCDAYSTDQSGLYALRLLLKTPEDHKILPEIISKEPLGPVVRHGDNEWSDAVRWTLFVMLNAEELGITSKNIDSKMKAANSATARMLGLDGKLGSQLNLKNDWAYQVIRQVGNYEEVFERNLGQDSPLKIARGLNRLWIDGGLHYPMPIR comes from the coding sequence GGTTGTTGCTGTAGAGTTGGCGCTGTCATGGAATCAAGTAGGGTTTGCAGGAACCTTAGAACAGGTGAGAAAGCGGGGACAACTGCACTGTGGAGTGAGTCAAGGCCTACCTGGTTTTTCTAGTCCTGATGCAAAAGGGCAGTGGCGTGGAATCGATGTTGAGTTTTGTCACGCTGTCGCATCAGCTGTTCTGGGCGACTCAGCCAAAGTTGTATTTAAGCCATTGTCGTCAAAGGAGCGTTTTACGGCTCTGCAGACAGGAAAGGTAGACCTTCTTTCCCGCAATACCACCTGGACCTTTGCCAGGGATAGCTCTTTGGGTCTCGACTGGGTGGGAGTGACTTATTATGACGGACAAGGGTTTATGGTCCGTAAGAGTCAAGGGATCACATCGGTGAAGCAACTCAATGAGGTCACCATTTGTGCTAATATTAGCTCCACCACCGAGCTAAATATTGAAGACTACTTTAAGGGCAAAGGAAAAAAGTACAAACTGATGACTTTTGAAAAGACCGATGAAACCCTTAAAGCCTACGAGAGTGGTCGCTGCGATGCCTATTCAACGGATCAGTCAGGTCTCTATGCTCTACGACTCCTCTTGAAAACCCCTGAAGATCACAAGATCCTGCCGGAGATTATTTCTAAGGAGCCTCTTGGGCCTGTGGTTCGTCACGGTGACAACGAGTGGTCTGATGCGGTTCGCTGGACCCTATTTGTCATGTTAAATGCCGAAGAATTAGGCATCACCTCGAAAAATATCGATAGTAAGATGAAGGCGGCTAACTCAGCCACAGCACGTATGTTAGGCTTAGATGGCAAACTGGGGAGTCAGCTCAACTTAAAAAATGACTGGGCGTACCAGGTGATTCGGCAGGTCGGCAACTATGAGGAGGTCTTCGAACGTAACCTTGGTCAGGATAGCCCCTTAAAGATTGCTCGGGGTCTCAATCGTCTCTGGATTGATGGTGGGCTGCACTACCCCATGCCAATTCGCTAA
- a CDS encoding YkvA family protein — MNVNEILEGLKGRASDLLKQPDQAMSFISRVQSKYSRKSLPRFADFREDMELALGMMKDVIKRRYTKVPWQSLLIVVGAFIYFLNPFDIVPDFIPLKGLLDDATVLVYVLKAVHDDLVEYDLWRKDSQRADITPAPSRDPDAEDAEWQDSSQ; from the coding sequence ATGAATGTGAACGAAATTTTAGAAGGCCTGAAGGGCCGTGCCAGCGATCTGCTCAAGCAGCCAGATCAAGCGATGTCTTTTATCTCCAGAGTTCAGAGCAAGTACAGCCGGAAGTCGTTGCCTCGGTTTGCAGACTTTCGTGAAGACATGGAACTGGCATTAGGTATGATGAAGGACGTGATCAAGCGTCGCTATACGAAAGTTCCGTGGCAATCGCTACTGATTGTGGTAGGCGCTTTTATCTACTTTCTGAACCCATTTGATATCGTGCCGGACTTTATCCCTCTAAAAGGGCTTTTGGATGATGCTACGGTTCTAGTGTATGTTTTGAAAGCAGTTCACGATGACCTTGTAGAATACGATCTCTGGCGCAAAGATAGCCAGAGGGCTGACATCACACCTGCACCTAGTAGGGACCCCGATGCAGAGGATGCTGAATGGCAAGACAGCTCCCAATAA
- the panP gene encoding pyridoxal-dependent aspartate 1-decarboxylase PanP codes for MTGEGSILSQKPDVTLETLHKIFTIPESEDSTLGQIEKKISENLLGFLKEHIVSAETTPANLERMFREFKVPEDPVFVSEQAEFLLNNVVSQSVHTASPRFVGHMTSALPYFMLPLSKMMIALNQNLVKIETSKSFTPLERQVIGMVHHLIYGNSTMFYKRHTQDHEVALGTFCSNGTIANITSLWVALNKCFPPRKDFAGVSEDGLHTALQEYEKDGAVILVSQRGHYSLSKAANLLGIGKRNLISIPTDDRNKIQVDVLREQVLRFKQENKAIIAIVGIAGTTETGSVDPLSKIADLCQAEDIHFHVDAAWGGPTLFSSTHRSKLRGIETADSVTFDAHKQLYVPMGAAFAVFRDKGDLACIEHHAEYIIRKGSRDLGRKSLEGSRPGMAMLVHSGFRIIGRRGYEMLIDMGIDKAQLFAKMIQEAPDFELITKPELNILTYRYVPENVQKVLGTASYEEQRRLNDHLNRLTVTIQKEQRDKGKNFVSRTALQPVKYDRKTINVFRVVLANPLTKEKHLLEILDEQRKIARTLMRGESWSKTGT; via the coding sequence ATAACTGGGGAAGGTAGCATCTTGTCACAGAAGCCAGACGTAACCCTAGAGACGCTACACAAAATCTTCACAATCCCCGAAAGTGAAGATAGCACACTGGGTCAGATAGAAAAAAAAATCTCTGAAAACCTTCTTGGATTTTTAAAGGAGCATATCGTCTCGGCTGAAACAACGCCAGCCAACCTTGAGAGGATGTTTCGTGAATTCAAGGTGCCCGAAGACCCAGTTTTCGTCTCCGAGCAAGCAGAGTTCTTGCTCAACAATGTGGTCTCTCAGTCAGTTCATACAGCCTCCCCTCGCTTTGTCGGCCATATGACCTCTGCCTTGCCCTACTTTATGCTGCCCCTGTCGAAAATGATGATTGCTCTCAATCAGAACCTGGTAAAGATAGAAACGTCTAAATCCTTTACTCCTTTAGAGCGCCAGGTGATTGGCATGGTTCATCACCTTATCTACGGCAACAGCACCATGTTCTATAAGAGACATACCCAAGACCATGAAGTAGCTCTAGGCACTTTCTGCTCCAACGGCACAATCGCCAATATCACTTCGTTATGGGTCGCTCTTAACAAGTGCTTTCCACCACGAAAAGACTTCGCCGGAGTTTCCGAGGACGGCCTTCACACAGCTCTACAAGAGTACGAAAAAGACGGTGCTGTGATTCTGGTCTCGCAACGGGGCCATTACTCGCTAAGCAAGGCTGCCAACCTTCTAGGCATCGGCAAACGCAATCTCATATCGATTCCCACCGATGACCGCAACAAGATCCAAGTTGATGTTCTCAGAGAGCAGGTACTCCGCTTTAAGCAAGAAAATAAGGCAATCATCGCCATCGTAGGCATCGCCGGCACCACAGAAACCGGCAGTGTCGACCCACTATCTAAGATCGCTGATTTGTGCCAAGCCGAGGATATCCATTTTCACGTGGACGCAGCTTGGGGCGGGCCTACCCTGTTTTCCTCCACCCATCGCTCAAAGCTAAGAGGAATAGAAACCGCTGATTCAGTAACGTTTGATGCTCACAAGCAGCTCTACGTGCCGATGGGTGCCGCCTTTGCCGTTTTCAGGGACAAGGGTGACCTGGCCTGTATCGAGCATCACGCCGAGTACATCATTCGAAAAGGCTCCCGTGACTTAGGCCGGAAGAGCCTGGAGGGCTCACGGCCTGGAATGGCCATGCTGGTTCATTCAGGGTTTCGAATCATTGGGCGCCGCGGCTACGAAATGTTGATCGATATGGGTATCGATAAAGCTCAACTGTTTGCAAAAATGATTCAAGAAGCTCCGGATTTTGAGCTGATTACCAAACCTGAACTTAATATCCTAACCTATCGCTACGTTCCTGAAAACGTTCAAAAAGTTCTCGGCACAGCCTCTTACGAGGAGCAACGTAGACTCAACGACCATCTCAACCGGTTGACTGTCACCATTCAGAAAGAACAGCGTGACAAGGGCAAAAACTTTGTATCACGAACCGCATTGCAGCCGGTCAAATATGACCGTAAAACCATCAATGTGTTCCGCGTGGTGCTCGCCAACCCCTTGACCAAAGAAAAGCATCTGCTCGAAATCCTTGACGAGCAGCGCAAGATTGCACGAACGCTCATGCGAGGAGAGTCTTGGTCAAAGACAGGAACCTAG
- a CDS encoding NlpC/P60 family protein: protein MTHYSSVFLVVAFMLLPQNGLSGTKLPLRQSVLEEADRILNLANVSYVYGGKQLGHSSHCDACTSCLSEKVPQKNRRLEVCPVCRSCSLDCSHFVSLVFTQAGLRAPYLTTSQMRDLPTDTLRRRYGWVNLGNRASRALPGDLLVYPGHVVIVEKVIKPGTGHVVHATSGKEVRGPGQGIQRQTLVTFKTYKGPLQKVLRHESLLKELRRTLSPKYGVRSKL from the coding sequence ATGACACATTATTCCTCGGTTTTTCTAGTGGTAGCGTTCATGCTTCTTCCACAAAATGGCCTGTCGGGAACGAAGCTCCCTCTTCGCCAGAGCGTCCTGGAGGAAGCCGACCGCATCCTAAATCTTGCTAATGTGTCCTATGTTTACGGCGGCAAGCAATTGGGCCACTCTTCTCATTGCGATGCTTGCACTAGCTGTTTATCTGAAAAAGTGCCTCAAAAGAACCGTCGCTTGGAAGTCTGCCCGGTTTGCCGGAGCTGTAGTTTGGATTGCTCACACTTTGTCTCACTTGTTTTTACCCAGGCAGGCTTGCGTGCTCCCTACCTTACAACCAGTCAGATGCGTGATTTACCGACGGATACCTTGCGGCGAAGGTATGGCTGGGTGAATCTTGGCAATCGCGCCTCTCGGGCATTGCCGGGGGATTTGTTAGTCTATCCTGGTCACGTGGTCATCGTGGAGAAGGTCATCAAACCTGGGACTGGTCATGTGGTCCATGCAACGTCGGGTAAGGAGGTCCGTGGCCCAGGTCAGGGAATCCAAAGGCAAACCCTCGTGACGTTTAAAACTTACAAGGGCCCTCTGCAGAAAGTGCTACGCCATGAGAGTTTGTTAAAAGAACTTCGGCGAACACTCTCTCCGAAATACGGTGTCCGCTCGAAGCTATAG
- the efp gene encoding elongation factor P, with protein MYVTTDFRKGLKIEYNGKPYVIVDFQHVNPGKGAAFVRTKLKNLETAQVLEVTFKSGEKVAVPDLETKDMQYLYTDGTAFTFMDMEHYDQVELSNDDIGTAKNFIIENSIVKVTFFQGRPVSVEVDNFVELVVSETQPNIKGDTSSGGGKPATLETGLTVTVPFHISEGDKLKIDTRTSEYVEKVK; from the coding sequence ATGTACGTAACCACCGACTTTCGAAAAGGCCTCAAGATTGAATACAATGGCAAACCCTATGTGATTGTTGATTTTCAGCATGTCAACCCAGGGAAGGGCGCTGCCTTTGTACGCACCAAATTAAAAAACTTGGAAACAGCTCAGGTGCTCGAGGTGACGTTCAAGTCTGGTGAGAAAGTTGCTGTACCGGATCTTGAAACCAAAGACATGCAGTATCTTTACACCGATGGCACCGCATTCACATTTATGGACATGGAACATTACGACCAGGTTGAGCTAAGTAACGACGATATTGGCACTGCCAAGAATTTTATTATTGAAAACAGCATCGTCAAGGTCACGTTCTTCCAAGGACGTCCTGTTTCTGTAGAAGTGGATAACTTCGTGGAGTTAGTAGTCAGTGAGACGCAGCCAAACATTAAGGGTGATACGTCGTCTGGCGGTGGCAAGCCGGCGACTCTAGAAACCGGATTAACTGTCACAGTTCCATTTCATATTAGCGAAGGGGACAAGCTCAAGATTGATACTCGTACGTCAGAGTACGTAGAAAAGGTTAAGTAG
- a CDS encoding methyltransferase family protein produces MAIDRQSKISIGQWFFRNRDYTPIPLIILLLFFGKPTVASASLGLLCVVFGELIRIYSVSFIGGVSRTRSDSTGQSLVATGPFSMVRNPLYLGNFFISFGFSLFGGEAWIALLTVAMFAVQYFFIVQYEESILSQKFGDEYSNYRKRVPAFIPLNLPKLEQVEWPRDFSPALKSEKRTLTTIFALLAFLIALS; encoded by the coding sequence ATGGCAATCGATCGGCAGTCGAAGATCTCAATTGGTCAGTGGTTTTTCAGAAATCGCGACTATACTCCTATTCCACTTATCATCTTACTGTTGTTTTTTGGTAAGCCTACAGTCGCAAGTGCTAGCCTGGGCTTATTGTGCGTAGTCTTTGGGGAACTCATCCGTATCTATAGTGTAAGTTTTATAGGCGGGGTATCGAGAACCCGATCTGATAGCACTGGTCAGAGCCTTGTTGCAACTGGCCCCTTTTCAATGGTGAGAAATCCTTTATATCTGGGCAATTTCTTTATCTCCTTCGGTTTTTCTTTGTTTGGCGGAGAAGCCTGGATTGCCCTACTGACCGTAGCGATGTTTGCCGTTCAGTACTTCTTCATCGTTCAGTATGAAGAATCGATCTTGTCGCAAAAATTCGGAGATGAGTACAGCAACTATAGAAAAAGGGTTCCAGCATTCATCCCCTTGAATCTACCCAAGCTGGAGCAGGTTGAGTGGCCAAGAGATTTTTCTCCAGCACTCAAAAGTGAGAAGCGCACCCTCACCACCATCTTCGCCTTGCTGGCATTTCTCATCGCCCTCAGTTAA
- the rdgC gene encoding recombination-associated protein RdgC: MTIFSGSFSASRYHIIGRKSQFKLAELNQKLKTYQARPLQLKSSKELSFGWERPSVIDPEANAETAHWDMSDCQFDEGYLMRIRIEKRKVPSALLQIVFKRKIEELSERNEGKPVSRKQRKDLLEESRLELFEQCLPNVSFADVYWHEERHEVFLFSTSKSIQIIFEELFKKTFCEHLNLSLVKVLPPLLGMSQDEWQSGAKTIDRVSHALPSELVSTSIS; encoded by the coding sequence GTGACGATCTTCAGCGGCAGTTTTTCGGCCAGTCGGTATCATATTATCGGCCGGAAATCACAGTTTAAATTAGCTGAATTAAACCAAAAGTTAAAAACCTATCAGGCTAGACCACTCCAGCTTAAAAGCTCCAAAGAGCTTAGCTTTGGCTGGGAGCGCCCTTCGGTCATTGACCCTGAAGCTAACGCCGAAACAGCCCACTGGGATATGTCAGACTGTCAGTTTGACGAAGGCTACTTGATGCGTATCCGGATCGAGAAGCGAAAAGTCCCGAGCGCCCTGCTCCAGATCGTTTTTAAACGTAAGATCGAGGAACTTAGTGAGCGCAACGAAGGCAAGCCCGTTTCCCGCAAGCAGCGTAAAGATTTGCTTGAGGAGTCTCGCTTAGAGCTATTTGAGCAGTGTCTCCCCAATGTTAGCTTCGCTGATGTGTACTGGCATGAAGAGCGGCACGAGGTATTTTTGTTTTCCACAAGCAAAAGTATTCAGATCATCTTTGAAGAGCTGTTCAAGAAAACTTTTTGCGAGCATCTGAATCTAAGCTTGGTTAAGGTTCTTCCGCCTCTACTAGGCATGAGTCAGGATGAATGGCAGTCGGGTGCGAAGACCATAGACAGAGTTAGCCATGCGCTACCTAGTGAATTAGTTTCCACAAGCATTTCATAG
- a CDS encoding response regulator, which translates to MSERFLVIDDSSTIQKVVQLAFAPFDVEISVANSYIEAINESNNQSPSLIFADASLPGIKGADDYRNLQDKLNHVPFVILIGSYDGIDRSAFEDCGFEYFLQKPFEASELIRSAWDALGRELSRQVDEKHGVPPPPPALAQTSVPPNRVAMNLDDTLPPPPPVSDSSVPPSTMSAPPPPPISQNPETDGPRFTTQIDLDDDESFGDFAEPAETASRDLESTEQDYEYTNDDAMESEGEYETHPNSPDDGDDYPETNATSRRFEESGGEFDDQPESSFNPLAMEGSFSPPPPPPEEFGGSAPSSASMGMMPEEGSYGIDPSYRGGSSDSDEHEDRERIQGLMEPFWRDELAKVVRETVEDYCERHFAKIAREVISAELEKLTSEKSRLLIDN; encoded by the coding sequence ATGTCTGAGCGATTCCTAGTCATTGATGATTCGTCGACGATCCAGAAAGTGGTGCAACTTGCGTTTGCTCCCTTCGACGTTGAAATATCTGTTGCCAATAGCTACATCGAAGCCATCAACGAATCGAACAATCAGTCCCCTTCATTGATATTTGCTGATGCGTCTTTACCAGGGATCAAAGGGGCAGACGATTACCGCAACCTGCAGGATAAGCTCAATCACGTGCCTTTTGTGATTCTCATCGGCAGTTACGATGGTATCGATCGGAGTGCTTTCGAGGACTGCGGCTTTGAGTATTTTCTACAAAAACCTTTTGAGGCATCAGAGTTGATTCGCTCAGCCTGGGATGCATTGGGGCGAGAGCTGTCGCGGCAGGTGGATGAAAAACACGGAGTTCCTCCACCGCCCCCGGCTCTCGCACAGACTTCCGTTCCACCTAACAGAGTGGCAATGAATTTAGATGACACGCTACCGCCCCCGCCACCTGTTTCAGATTCGTCAGTGCCCCCGTCGACAATGTCAGCGCCTCCTCCCCCTCCTATCTCACAAAACCCGGAGACAGATGGGCCAAGGTTCACCACACAAATCGACTTGGATGACGATGAATCCTTTGGTGATTTTGCCGAGCCTGCGGAAACTGCGAGTCGCGACTTAGAATCCACAGAGCAAGACTACGAATATACCAACGATGACGCTATGGAGTCAGAAGGTGAGTATGAGACTCACCCCAATAGCCCCGATGATGGTGATGACTACCCTGAAACCAACGCCACTAGCCGAAGGTTTGAGGAATCAGGAGGCGAATTTGATGATCAACCCGAATCGAGTTTTAATCCCCTTGCAATGGAAGGAAGTTTCAGCCCTCCACCACCGCCTCCAGAAGAGTTTGGCGGCTCCGCTCCATCTTCCGCGTCAATGGGAATGATGCCAGAAGAGGGGAGCTACGGCATCGACCCTTCTTACCGAGGAGGGTCTAGCGACTCCGATGAACACGAGGATCGGGAGCGAATTCAAGGTCTCATGGAGCCCTTTTGGCGAGACGAACTCGCCAAAGTCGTGCGTGAGACGGTTGAGGATTATTGCGAGCGGCACTTCGCCAAAATAGCACGGGAAGTGATCTCTGCAGAGCTCGAAAAGCTGACCTCCGAGAAATCCAGACTCTTGATTGACAATTAG
- the nadC gene encoding carboxylating nicotinate-nucleotide diphosphorylase: MHELHAIQLDPIISRALEEDWGYGDWTTDICVGSDKFSSAKIIAKEECIACGMDVARAVFLKVDPSLDVQIKVENGQALSNRQTMMEISGRARSILKGERVALNLMGRMCGIASITREFVSQLEGTRTQLLDTRKTTPGLRILEKFATVVGGARNHRFGLCDGVIVKENHIRAAGGIKAAVSSLLESLPPTIKVEVETTNQDEVQEAIEAGADIIMLDNMSPEAMKQAVAFVNGRALLEASGNVRISNIKEVASTGVDFVSTSAIIHSARWSDLSLLFDLQ; this comes from the coding sequence ATGCACGAATTACACGCCATACAACTCGATCCTATTATCTCAAGAGCCTTGGAAGAGGATTGGGGATACGGTGATTGGACTACAGATATCTGTGTGGGATCGGATAAATTTTCCAGCGCAAAAATTATTGCCAAAGAAGAGTGCATCGCCTGCGGGATGGATGTGGCTCGCGCTGTATTTCTCAAAGTCGATCCGAGCCTCGATGTGCAGATCAAAGTCGAAAACGGCCAAGCCTTGAGCAACCGCCAGACAATGATGGAAATCAGTGGTCGTGCCCGATCGATCCTGAAAGGCGAACGTGTGGCTCTAAACCTGATGGGGCGCATGTGCGGTATTGCTAGCATCACCCGCGAGTTTGTTAGCCAACTAGAAGGTACCCGTACTCAGCTTCTCGATACCCGAAAAACCACTCCTGGCCTGAGGATTCTTGAGAAGTTTGCCACTGTTGTAGGCGGTGCGCGCAACCACCGTTTTGGTTTGTGCGACGGGGTGATTGTTAAAGAAAATCACATTAGAGCTGCCGGTGGCATCAAGGCCGCAGTTTCCAGTTTGCTCGAAAGCCTTCCCCCAACGATCAAGGTTGAAGTGGAAACCACCAACCAAGATGAAGTTCAAGAGGCTATCGAAGCTGGTGCTGACATTATCATGCTCGATAATATGAGTCCTGAAGCAATGAAGCAGGCTGTTGCCTTCGTTAATGGCCGGGCGCTGCTGGAAGCTTCAGGTAACGTTCGCATTAGCAACATTAAAGAAGTAGCCTCCACAGGTGTGGACTTTGTTTCCACCAGTGCTATCATCCACAGTGCTCGCTGGTCTGATCTCAGCCTTTTGTTCGACCTGCAGTAG
- a CDS encoding biotin--[acetyl-CoA-carboxylase] ligase, whose protein sequence is MAPIEHIHIPEIDSTSTEVKRQLDQGKMPPFLVSSTSQSAGRGRTGRTWTSPAGNIYLSLALSQERIPKQDHGLLPLKTAYLVAAWVWQTFQLRLTIKWPNDLLFGARKLGGILCESQSDGTSWGPFIVGVGLNLETPPVVDQGTTSLGEHCTLDGIVVGDAARRLGQYLLDGLCQPFSLFDLDAYLIEYQQIWCDDRGQWGQQEQLSDDGFLVLRDLKTSHLQTINHSHHSYRWLYQDENASCCIGDAGNTSLKLAILHHGQATKIWYLDYLQSPSAEQIADIQSYLPQTPWPIHLGAVTKISDGLKSWLLKLGLIMVPLKKRPVRVNFDAYAFDDIGVDRVAIAESLAARDRTLGVGHIAFSMGTASTVEVLDDSKRYLGGWILSGLQTSLTALHQNTAKLPMIQSYGDKAWRSDRILGTNTREAMKLGAIWAAVYTIQGLIEALRERYDLDWNLIVTGGEGQRVAELLQVPYDETLIVEGMGILARGG, encoded by the coding sequence ATGGCGCCGATTGAGCATATTCATATTCCAGAAATTGACTCCACCTCAACTGAGGTGAAGCGCCAACTTGATCAGGGAAAAATGCCGCCATTTCTGGTGAGTTCCACATCCCAAAGTGCCGGACGTGGGCGTACGGGGCGAACGTGGACCAGCCCTGCTGGCAACATCTACCTTAGTCTGGCCCTTAGCCAAGAGCGGATTCCCAAGCAAGACCACGGCTTACTTCCCCTAAAAACAGCGTACTTGGTGGCTGCTTGGGTGTGGCAAACCTTTCAGCTTCGACTCACGATCAAATGGCCCAACGACCTTCTATTCGGTGCAAGGAAACTTGGCGGCATTCTTTGTGAAAGCCAATCGGATGGCACCTCTTGGGGGCCATTTATTGTTGGAGTTGGCTTAAATCTAGAAACTCCACCTGTGGTGGACCAAGGAACCACAAGCCTAGGTGAACACTGCACTCTAGACGGAATCGTTGTGGGTGATGCCGCGAGGCGCTTGGGGCAGTATCTTCTCGATGGCTTATGCCAGCCTTTTTCTCTCTTTGACTTGGATGCCTACCTTATTGAGTATCAGCAAATTTGGTGTGATGACCGAGGACAGTGGGGGCAACAAGAGCAGCTTAGCGACGATGGCTTTCTGGTTCTAAGAGACTTGAAGACAAGTCACCTGCAAACCATCAATCATAGTCACCACAGCTATCGTTGGCTCTACCAGGATGAAAATGCTTCTTGCTGCATTGGTGATGCCGGTAATACCAGCCTGAAACTTGCAATTCTACACCATGGGCAAGCTACAAAAATCTGGTATCTTGATTACCTACAAAGCCCTTCAGCAGAGCAGATAGCTGATATCCAAAGCTATTTGCCCCAAACGCCCTGGCCCATTCATCTTGGGGCTGTCACCAAGATAAGTGATGGGCTGAAGTCTTGGCTTCTCAAGCTAGGTTTGATCATGGTTCCATTGAAAAAGCGACCGGTTCGGGTGAACTTTGATGCCTATGCCTTTGATGATATCGGCGTTGATCGTGTGGCTATTGCCGAATCTTTGGCAGCTCGCGATAGGACTTTGGGAGTGGGCCACATCGCGTTTAGTATGGGGACTGCCAGCACAGTTGAAGTTTTGGATGATAGCAAACGCTATCTGGGTGGCTGGATATTATCGGGGCTTCAAACCTCTTTGACAGCGCTTCATCAGAATACTGCGAAACTACCAATGATTCAATCCTATGGGGATAAAGCTTGGCGCAGCGATCGAATCCTTGGTACGAACACCAGAGAAGCCATGAAATTGGGGGCAATTTGGGCCGCAGTATACACGATTCAAGGTCTCATCGAGGCTCTAAGAGAACGTTACGATCTTGACTGGAATCTGATCGTCACCGGCGGGGAAGGTCAGCGTGTGGCAGAGCTGTTGCAAGTTCCTTATGACGAGACCTTGATTGTTGAAGGTATGGGGATCTTAGCCCGAGGTGGCTAA
- the thiI gene encoding tRNA uracil 4-sulfurtransferase ThiI, producing MLVRVAPEINIKTPKIKARFLRTLIRNIEDALEAASIQHHIDERWSRLMVELDSEEGVAILTRIFGVGSVSPIEHECESQVDVIGDLVLSHYTEAVAGKTFCVRVKRSGAVKGITSHEAERLIGARLAPHALKVNLTKPEFKVEVEMTQHGSYIFTNRLPGPGGLPLGSQGKALCLISGGFDSAVAAWRMMKRGVSLDYVFCNLAGGAYERSVLAVVKGLCERWSHGTRPKVHVLDFSPVVKAIDEHVSPHYSQVVLKRLFYRCCSRVADHAKAHALVTGEAVGQVSSQTLSNLAAIDAVSNKLILRPLISFDKEEILDIARDIGTYLLCEHIQEYCALNNKKPVTATSVAQLDEQESKLPEGLVDEVLDRFNTIRVAELSNKELMTQYLFTEEIDSDTVIIDTRDKMEYRAWHYPGALHLPLATAAVAYKQFDKTKRYVLVCPFGLQTAVLAELMQKSGFEAYSFEKGARGLMKYEKKA from the coding sequence GTGCTAGTCCGTGTGGCCCCAGAAATCAACATCAAGACGCCCAAGATCAAAGCCCGGTTCCTTCGGACCTTGATTCGTAACATTGAAGACGCTCTCGAAGCCGCGAGCATTCAACACCACATCGACGAGCGTTGGAGCCGCCTGATGGTAGAGCTTGACTCTGAAGAAGGAGTGGCGATATTGACTCGGATCTTTGGTGTGGGATCTGTCTCACCCATTGAACATGAGTGCGAAAGCCAAGTGGATGTCATTGGGGATTTGGTTCTAAGCCACTATACAGAAGCTGTTGCTGGCAAGACGTTTTGTGTTCGCGTGAAGCGGTCTGGAGCTGTGAAGGGTATTACATCCCACGAAGCTGAGCGTTTGATTGGAGCCCGCCTCGCGCCCCATGCTCTAAAAGTGAACCTTACGAAACCTGAGTTTAAGGTGGAAGTAGAGATGACCCAGCACGGTAGCTACATCTTTACCAACCGCCTGCCAGGCCCTGGTGGTCTGCCATTAGGCTCCCAAGGTAAAGCTCTGTGTCTGATCTCTGGTGGATTTGATTCCGCTGTCGCCGCCTGGCGCATGATGAAACGGGGCGTGTCCCTAGACTATGTGTTTTGCAACCTTGCTGGCGGTGCCTACGAGCGATCCGTGCTTGCAGTGGTTAAAGGCCTTTGTGAGAGATGGTCTCATGGCACAAGGCCTAAGGTTCATGTGCTCGATTTTTCTCCTGTGGTCAAGGCTATTGATGAACATGTGAGTCCTCACTATTCTCAGGTTGTTTTAAAGCGCTTGTTTTATCGTTGCTGTAGCCGGGTGGCGGATCATGCCAAAGCCCATGCTCTTGTTACAGGTGAAGCAGTGGGTCAGGTGTCATCACAGACTTTGTCAAATCTAGCTGCCATTGACGCCGTTTCCAACAAGTTAATACTGAGGCCATTGATCAGCTTTGATAAGGAAGAGATTCTAGACATCGCCCGAGACATTGGTACCTATCTCCTTTGTGAGCATATTCAAGAATACTGCGCTTTGAATAATAAGAAACCTGTGACGGCCACCTCGGTAGCACAACTTGATGAGCAGGAAAGCAAACTGCCGGAAGGTTTGGTGGATGAGGTTCTCGATCGCTTTAATACTATCCGGGTTGCTGAGCTAAGCAATAAAGAGCTCATGACTCAGTACCTTTTCACCGAGGAAATTGATAGCGATACAGTGATTATCGATACCAGGGATAAGATGGAGTATCGTGCTTGGCATTATCCTGGTGCCTTACACTTGCCTCTTGCCACAGCTGCCGTAGCCTATAAGCAGTTCGATAAAACTAAAAGATATGTTCTGGTTTGTCCATTTGGGTTGCAGACGGCGGTTCTTGCTGAGCTGATGCAAAAGTCGGGGTTTGAAGCCTATAGCTTTGAAAAAGGCGCTCGTGGCTTGATGAAGTATGAGAAAAAAGCCTAG